In Erpetoichthys calabaricus chromosome 2, fErpCal1.3, whole genome shotgun sequence, a genomic segment contains:
- the LOC114645803 gene encoding neuritin-like, with protein MLRSFFFLLHRCLLYFVPLALADRLAEMELGFKGLTLLLMHTILGWAAGAGGSRCKDIYRGFSECLLRLGDNMSQYVEQELVDSHEIDNVCAHWDEFHACGMAAISDCQLEVQGIWDSLRQESEKLNFQGNLYDLCRKRKQANQDKLMGGAHRTGVPVSLLLGLIVTLNALLY; from the exons ATGCttcgttccttttttttccttttgcatcgCTGCTTGCTTTATTTCGTTCCGTTGGCTCTGGCTGACAGGCTGGCTGAGATGGAGCTCGGGTTCAAGGGCTTGACATTGCTGCTCATGCACACTA TTCTAGGCTGGGCTGCCGGCGCTGGAGGGTCGCGCTGTAAGGACATCTATCGAGGATTTTCCGAATGCCTGCTACGCCTGGGAGACAACATGAGTCAGTATGTGGAGCAGGAGCTGGTGGACTCGCATGAGATCGACAACGTGTGCGC ACACTGGGACGAATTTCATGCGTGTGGCATGGCTGCCATCTCAGACTGCCAGCTGGAGGTGCAGGGCATTTGGGATTCCTTGCGGCAAGAATCAGAAAAGCTCAACTTCCAGGGCAACCTTTATGACCTGTGCAGAAAACGAAAGCAGGCCAACCAGGACAAGCTGATGGGCGGCGCGCACAGGACGGGGGTCCCGGTCAGCCTCCTGCTCGGCCTCATCGTGACCCTGAACGCCCTGCTTTACTGA